The genome window CGATGAAGTTACAAATGCCGGCCGAGCGATAGCACTTATTGATATTTTCGGGCGCTTGACGCCAGTTGAATTCGAGCCGAGACAGCTCACCCCTGCGGCATAGGCCGATTTAGTATCCGCTTCGCGCCAGCAATGATCTTTGTTCTTCGGAGGCCTGTTCCCCAACCCAATCAGTATTTTGAGGGGACGTAGAGTTCCGGCGGCAGGACCTTTCGCTCGTAATCGGGATTGAACACGCGCTCGGGCAGGCTGATGTCTTCGTGCGGAACATCCTCATAGGGAATTTGTTGAAGCAGATGATCCATGCAATTCAGGCGGGCGCGCTTCTTGTCATTGCCCTCGACGATGTACCACGGCGCTTCGGGAATATTGGTGCGGGCGAAGGTCTCTTCCTTGGCCTTGGTGTAGGCTTCCCAGCGCACGCGCGATTGCAGATCCATGGGTGACAGTTTCCACTGCTTTAAAGGGTCGTGGATGCGCACAAGAAATCGCATCTGCTGCTCTTCGTCGGTGATAGAAAACCAATACTTCACCAACCGGACGCCGGAGCGCACCAGCATGCGCTCGAATTCGGGTACATCATGGAAAAATTCTGCAACCTGGTCTTCGGTGGCAAATCCCATGACCCGCTCGACGCCCGAGCGGTTGTACCATGAGCGGTCGAAGAGCACGATCTCGCCGCCGGCAGGCAGATGCGGCACATAGCGCTGGAAGTACCACTGGGTCTTTTCGCGGTCGGACGGGGCGGGCAGCGCCACCACCCGCACAATGCGCGGATTCAGCCGCTGGGTGATGCGCTTGATTACACCGCCTTTGCCGGCAGAATCGCGCCCCTCGAAGATCACGACGACCTTCTCTTTGTGATAAGCGACCCAGTCCTGCAGCTTGATCAGTTCCGCCTGCAGCGAAAGCAAGGCGCGGAAATAGTCTATGCGTGGCATCGATGGTGGATGCGCCTTGCGATAGATCCTGCGGATTTCCTCGGACAGCGCCGGCTCGGAAAGTTCGAGTTCGTAGTCCTCGTCGAGCGTATCGGCGAGCTCTGCTTCCAGCCAATCCGAATTTTCGACCTTGTCCTTCGAATAAGTCATCGCACCACTCCAAATTTGGCCAACTGTGCTCCCGTTTCATCCATTTATGCCATAGTCGCATGACGGTAATCTAACGTTTCGTCGCGATCAAAACCGTGCGGTCGATCCAGCGGCTCGAAGGCAGGCTCCGCCGGCAGCATAGTCCTGAGGCCTGTGGCGGCCAAAACGGGCGCGAGTTACCGATTCGACTCTTGATTGTGACAGAAACATTGCGGATATGTGACGCCCGTTGAATCGAGCCGAAACCGCTCAGCCCTGCGGCATAGACCGATGTAATGTGCGCTTCGGGTCGATCTCGACGAGGCAGTTTATCGTCTGTTAGAAAGAAACACGCAATCTGAGGGAGAAGTGGGGAATGCAGCAATACGCTGTTGTCGTAGAAAATGACATAACGCAGTGGGAAGATCAAACAGGGTCTCGCTACCACTTTCCAAAACGATACGCTCGGTTTCTGACACCAGGAACTAGGCTCATTCACTACAAAGGACGCTTGCGCGATCCAAGGTTTCTTCCGAAGCGCCTATCTCCGGAGCCTCATTATTTTGCGTTCTCAATCGCAGGTGAACATACGCCTGATCCAGATAGCGATAAGGGAGACCTCTTTGTCGATGTCCTACAACACCGGCCGTTCGATGAAGCTGTACCCCATCGCATCGATGGCGAGACTTTAGAGACAATTCCAGAGAGCCGAAAGGACAATTTTTGGCGTGACGGCGTCCGACCTGCAACCCTATCACTTTTCGAGACGGTCGGAAGGCTTGCACGGATCGTTTTCGATGAGGGCGAAACTGAGGTCACTGAGGATATCGACTTAACAACCACGATGCAGGAGGGTGGCAAAAAGATAGTCTATGGTACCCGGTACGAACGAAGACCGGAGCTGCGCGCATTGGCAATAAAAATTCACGGAACAGTCTGCTTTGCATGCGAAGCCGACTTGGAGAAGGTGTACGGTGAGCTAGCTGCGGGTTACATCCAGATCCATCACAAACGTCCCCTCTATGTATCAGGCCCGACTATCGTAAACGCGGAAACGGATCTAGTTCCTCTATGCCCTAATTGCCATGGGATCGCTCACCTAGGTAATAAGCTGAGGTCGGTCAACGACATTAGGTCGCTACTCGGAAAACCTGCCGTAAGCTACGGCGACTAGTGCAGAGATTCGATTCCGTGAGGTCGACAAGGTCAACTCGACATAGGGTTGCAAATAGCGTCGAAGTGCGCCGAGTTTCGAAATCGCGCTTTTGGTGGCTTCCTTGATCTCCTCGTTGGAATCGAGAGTGAGCATATGGTTATCGGCAAGATCGACCGGCGCCGCGGCGATCTCTTGTTCTCGCCAGCCAGCGGCTAGCACCAAGGCTGGCGCCTACCAGTCCACCGCCGGGCCAGATTGCGTTCGATAAGGGTCTCTCCAACGTCTTTGCCATTGACCGCCACAAGGGCAAGCGTCCGTCCATATTGGTCGATCATGCGCCTGGTTTTGGGGTCGCCGCGTGTAATCTGTATTTCCTTACCATCGAGCAATCGTTTCAGGGCGGGTTTGGCTTCGAGACCGCGCGCAAGTTCGCTCTCACATTTGGCACCGCCAATTTCAGGTGTGTCGATGTTGGCGAGGCGGATCTTCTCCCGGTTGAGCCAGATCGTGTCGCCATCGATGACATAGAGCTGTTGGCCATTTGCGAGGCTTGCGTGTGCGCTTTCCATAGGTTCGGGGAAAACAGCAAGATAGAGGAAGCACATCGCTACTCCAAGGACCGGCAGCGCCCAGCGTTGTACGTGCCATCGCCAGGACGAGTACCGGCGGTACTGTCGCCGTTGTTTCTCCGAATCCGCTGGCGGCCTTGTCCATTCGCTTGGTATTACTTTCAGCTTGTCACTCATGCACGGGCCCTTTTGTGAGGGCTTCATATTGGCACCTGTTCAATAAAATATGGATTGAGCGAAATGCTAAGATTGAAATTAATACAGGTTCCGATTCACGATTTGCGACCGGTCAAACACATCCCAACCAATAGGTTGCAGCAGATCGAGGTTTATGACGGCGCATAACCATCAGCGGCCCATCGCGTTCTCACAAAATGCGAACTCAGTTTCCTGTGCCGAGTATATCGATAAAATATTTCCAATCAGTTCATACGAGTGAGTTAAAGGACACGTAAGGGTTTCCCACTCCATCACCACAAACACCGGGTCTCGCACCAATAAGGACGTGCGAGATCGATCGCTGATGCCATCTGACTCCTTGCCGTAGATTGCGGCGCGGATCGATTAAGCGCAAACTGGGCCAGGCAAATAGGGAGGCTTACTATGACTGATCGAAGCGAACTCGAAAGCACCGTCCAGACGATCTATAAGGCTCGCCAGGATAATGACATTGATGCTTTGATGGCGTTTTTTGATCCCGCCTGCAGCTTTCGCATCGTCGGAAGCGACCGGTTAGGGTCAATGACACAGACAGTGGATGATTCAGAATCCCTGCGCATCGCTATGACACGCTTTATGGACAACTGGGATTTCTCCAAGCTCAAAACCACCAGCCTTCATGTTGACGGCGACACTGTGTTTGCTCATCGTTCCGGGCAAGTCCGTTTTATCCCCTCAGACGTGTGGAACAATACCGAGTTCATAGACAAGTTCACCTTCAAGGACGGACTGGTGGTCGATCTGGCGGAGTTCATCGATACGTTGCAAGTGGCGGAAACGATGGGCCTGGTCAAATCGTGACGGCGTAGCAATATTCGCTCGGATGGCGAAATGGCCGACACGACTTCCCGCCATGGATACCTATTCATCAAATTGGAGCAGTCTGGTAGCGCGCTTCACCCAGAAGCTGCCGCAGCTACCGAGCGAGTATTAACACACTGGAAAAAACGACAACGCATGCCACAGCAATTAGAAAATAGAATAGCCTTGTGGATATGCGATCGAGCCAGACACGTGGTGGAGGAGGCGGGTCGAAATCTTCGACCAGCACTTTCAGTTTGTGTTCCGGATCAGCCCATTTCACGCCTCTAAAATTAACAATTTGGTCGCGCGACTGCATCGCGAGTTTCTTTAGGCGCGTTACTTCGTCGAATTGATATCGACGCGCACCTCGCCAGTTGGCCTGATAATCCTCTTTCTCCATAGCCACAAGATAGCCGACGCTGTCTAAGCCCAGGTTTACTTGACCACTAAAATCTTAGCGGCATGTATTGGTCTGTCCTTCGGGTCCTCGAAATTAGGTAATTATCCCCAACTCTTGAAATTAATCCTTTGTTTCAAGAAGCAAATCAGATGCGCAAAGGTGATTTGCGGCTGACTGGCGGACCAAGGGAAAGGGAACACTCGCCGAGTACATGGGAAGAGCTTCACGAGTTCTCGACCGGCCAGAGGGCGGTCACGTTCGTTCGTGGCAGCGAGGTAGACGTCAATCGCCCGCCCGACCCCATTCTAAATCTAATGGCAGTCGCGCCCGCGCTGCTAGTAACGCATGCCAGGCTGGATTGCCAACAACCAATCAAGATGAATGTCCGCTTTGCGCCAATTCCAGTCGTTGACAGCAGGTGCAATGGCCGGGTTTGACCCATTGCAGACATTTGGTGCCTCCGGCACGTGACGACCGCTCATGACTGCCTTTTACGTGGGGTGAACCTTACGCAAGCTTCAACGGACCCATCTGACGAAGCGCACGATCACTTCTTCGGCGATGACCATGACGGTGACGACGATAATCAGCGGCACCACCCCGTGCAGCATGCCTTCGAAGCGAACCTTATCCCCGAACACAAAGGTGATCGCCTCCAGGATCACGAACTTGGATAGGAACAGCACCACCCATGCGCTGAAGAATCGCATGAACTTCATGAAGGCACCTTGCCTTGCCTTGAAGAACGCGGCGACATGATGCTCGATAGCGATCGTCCCCTTCAGAAGGGCCTGCAACAAGATGGCGGCGAGCAACGACCAGCTGAAGGAAGCGACCGTGACGCTGTCCGAAAATTCATCGAACAGGTTTAGGACCACGAGGTCGATCAGGGCTCCAAAGAGGTAGCGGATGATCAATCGCTGACGGTCCGTTGGCATTTCGGCCGTGGCCGGCAGAAAACCGTGGATTTTATCAGCCATAATTCCCCCTCTGAAAACACTCTTCGAGCGTGCGCTACTGTATGGTGGGCGTCAATGGGACATATCGGGGTTTACCCTCGTCCAAAGTGCGGGAATGTCCAGGGGGATACGAAGAGACGCCGCCTGAGTCCGATCTTGAATGCCCGTTTTCCCACCCATTGCTGCCGGGCGATCGTCAGCAACGGGCCAACACCGGACTTTCGATCCACGGAGAAAGGCCCGCTCATGCCGCGATTATAGAAGCGATCTATCTCGCGAAGTCGACCTGCAGTTCGATGATCCCCGCGTTGCTCGCGTTCACCGCAAGGACGAGGCGAGATCAAAAAAGGCGAAAACAGAAACTGAGTTCTCTCTGTCGATCAATTTTAGTCACCGAGAGAGGAAAGCCTTTTGCTACGTCCTGCGGTGTCGTCGATGCAGTTACAAATGCCGGCCGGGTGATCGCGCTTATTTATATTTTCGGACGCATGACGAACGTTGAATTCGAGCCGAGACAGCTCAGCCCAGCGGCATAGACCGACGTGATCTACGCTTCGCGCCAACACCCCGCTATCGAACAAGCGCACGGGCCGAGGGATTAAGCCGTCCTCTACCCTAAGTTGCCCCATGTAACAGTTACGTACTTGCAGTTTAGCAGGTCCGATGTTCACGCTGGCAAAACGTCACATCTGCATCCCTCTTGCGGAACTGGGTAATGAACTGATCGAGCTCATGTTATCGAAAGGGACGGACACAGGTGGACTCGACGGCTTTAGGATTTCTTTTCACTACAACGAGGGGGGTAACTTATGGTTTCGCGTCGTACTGTATCACTTGGAGGACTGGGCCTTTTTGCCACGAGCGCATTTGTCCCTACGGCAAGCGCCTTGGATGGCCTCGCTACTGACCTGATCGAGGGCACCGATGAATTCGCGCTGGCCGTCGATGCCTATATTTATGGGTATCCTCTCGTCACCATGGAAATGACCCGCCGCGTCATCACCAATGTCGCTGAGCCCAAGGGAACCAAGGCTCCAATGGGGCAGATGATCAAGGTCCGCGAATATCCCAACGCACAGTTCCGCGATGTAACGGCACCGAACGCTGATACGCTCTACACGACTGCATTCTTCGACGTTGGCCAGGAACCTTGGGTGCTCAGCCTGCCCGCCATGGGCGACCGCTATGCGCTTTTCCCGATGCTTGACGGCTGGACGACGGTGTTCGAGGTTCCAGGCAAGCGCACCACCGGCACTGGCGCGCAAAAATATGTGATCACCGGGCCAGGTTGGGAGGGCAAGCTTCCCAAGGATGTCGTGGAATACAAGTCGCCGACGAGCATGGTCTGGCTTCTTGGCCGCATCTACTGCAGCGGGACGCCGGAGGATTATAAAGCCGTGCATGCGTTGCAGGATGACGTCAAGCT of Phyllobacterium zundukense contains these proteins:
- the ppk2 gene encoding polyphosphate kinase 2, with protein sequence MTYSKDKVENSDWLEAELADTLDEDYELELSEPALSEEIRRIYRKAHPPSMPRIDYFRALLSLQAELIKLQDWVAYHKEKVVVIFEGRDSAGKGGVIKRITQRLNPRIVRVVALPAPSDREKTQWYFQRYVPHLPAGGEIVLFDRSWYNRSGVERVMGFATEDQVAEFFHDVPEFERMLVRSGVRLVKYWFSITDEEQQMRFLVRIHDPLKQWKLSPMDLQSRVRWEAYTKAKEETFARTNIPEAPWYIVEGNDKKRARLNCMDHLLQQIPYEDVPHEDISLPERVFNPDYERKVLPPELYVPSKY
- a CDS encoding nuclear transport factor 2 family protein, encoding MTDRSELESTVQTIYKARQDNDIDALMAFFDPACSFRIVGSDRLGSMTQTVDDSESLRIAMTRFMDNWDFSKLKTTSLHVDGDTVFAHRSGQVRFIPSDVWNNTEFIDKFTFKDGLVVDLAEFIDTLQVAETMGLVKS
- a CDS encoding HNH endonuclease, with translation MQQYAVVVENDITQWEDQTGSRYHFPKRYARFLTPGTRLIHYKGRLRDPRFLPKRLSPEPHYFAFSIAGEHTPDPDSDKGDLFVDVLQHRPFDEAVPHRIDGETLETIPESRKDNFWRDGVRPATLSLFETVGRLARIVFDEGETEVTEDIDLTTTMQEGGKKIVYGTRYERRPELRALAIKIHGTVCFACEADLEKVYGELAAGYIQIHHKRPLYVSGPTIVNAETDLVPLCPNCHGIAHLGNKLRSVNDIRSLLGKPAVSYGD
- a CDS encoding thermonuclease family protein, translated to MSDKLKVIPSEWTRPPADSEKQRRQYRRYSSWRWHVQRWALPVLGVAMCFLYLAVFPEPMESAHASLANGQQLYVIDGDTIWLNREKIRLANIDTPEIGGAKCESELARGLEAKPALKRLLDGKEIQITRGDPKTRRMIDQYGRTLALVAVNGKDVGETLIERNLARRWTGRRQPWC